In one Lolium rigidum isolate FL_2022 chromosome 3, APGP_CSIRO_Lrig_0.1, whole genome shotgun sequence genomic region, the following are encoded:
- the LOC124703580 gene encoding uncharacterized protein LOC124703580 isoform X1 — translation MMEDVEVVLEAQDRQIVVQAQDGQAVVQSEDDQVVFQGQDSQDAVQLQDNQVIVQSDGQVVVHAEDGQVLVEPEDDHVLVESEDDHVLVESEDDQIYLEAEQDLVQRERFLVIGQEFSNVETCRRAIKDMAIALHFQLRVVKSDRSRFIAKCSTEGCPWRVHVAKCHDVPTFTVRTLQAEHTCEGVQDLHHQQATVNWVARSVEARLRDNPQIKPKEILQDIRDQHGVAVSYMQAWRGKERSMAAVHGTLEDGYRLLPAYCEQIGKTNPGSVAVYKGSVTDNSFQRLFVSFRASIYGFLNACRPLLEIDKAELKGKYLGTLLCASAVDADHMMFPVAFAVVDSESDDNWMWFISELRKMLGVNTDKMPVLTILSERHPQVVEAVELNFPTAFHGFCLRYVSENFREEFKSPKLLNLFWSAFYALTTTEFDSKVKDMMQVQDVMQWFQHFPPNLWAVSYFEGMRYGHFNLGITEILYNWALECHELPIVQTIEYIRHQLTCWFSERYKLALSHESVLVPSAEKLISESISDSGCYQVLRANKVEFEIVSSERTNIVDTETRFCSCRRWQIYGIPCAHAAAALLSCGEDPRQYTHDCFSVLKYRETYSQRIYPIPDRIHWSNSSSGPGVCYKSDVILRPPKIRRPPGRPKMKILKMESLKRPKRIVQCGRCHLLGHSQKKCSSRS, via the exons ATGATGGAAGACGTCGAGGTAGTACTTGAGGCGCAAGACAGACAGATTGTAGTTCAG GCGCAAGATGGCCAGGCTGTAGTTCAGTCGGAAGATGACCAGGTTGTATTTCAGGGGCAAGACAGCCAGGATGCAGTTCAGCTGCAAGACAACCAGGTTATAGTTCAGTCGGACGGCCAGGTTGTAGTTCATGCAGAAGATGGTCAGGTTTTAGTTGAGCCGGAAGACGACCATGTTTTAGTTGAGTCAGAAGACGACCATGTTTTAGTTGAGTCAGAAGACGACCAGATTTATCTTGAGGCAGAGCAGGACCTTGTACAGCGTGAGCGATTCCTTGTCATCGGCCAAGAGTTTAGCAATGTTGAAACCTGCCGCAgggcgatcaaggatatggccatTGCTTTGCATTTCCAGCTTCGTGTCGTGAAATCTGACCGTAGCCGATTCATCGCCAAATGCAGCACAGAAGGATGTCCGTGGCGGGTGCATGTGGCCAAGTGCCATGATGTTCCGACTTTCACCGTCAGGACGCTGCAAGCAGAGCACACATGTGAGGGTGTTCAGGATCTACATCATCAACAGGCCACTGTTAACTGGGTGGCTAGGTCTGTTGAGGCAAGGCTAAGAGATAATCCGCAGATTAAACCAAAGGAGATACTGCAGGATATTCGGGACCAGCATGGGGTTGCTGTGTCTTATATGCAGGCATGGCGTGGAAAGGAGAGAAGCATGGCTGCTGTTCATGGTACCCTTGAGGATGGATATCGCCTTCTTCCTGCATACTGTGAGCAGATTGGAAAGACAAATCCTGGTAGCGTTGCAGTATACAAAGGTTCTGTGACGGACAATTCCTTTCAGCGGCTCTTTGTCTCGTTCCGTGCATCGATTTATGGCTTCTTAAATGCGTGTAGACCCCTTTTGGAAATTGACAAGGCAGAACTGAAGGGGAAGTATCTTGGGACATTGCTATGTGCTTCAGCTGTTGATGCTGATCATATGATGTTCCCTGTAGCATTTGCTGTTGTCGATTCTGAGAGTGATGACAACTGGATGTGGTTTATCTCAGAACTTAGGAAGATGCTTGGAGTTAACACAGATAAGATGCCTGTTTTAACAATACTCTCTGAGAGACATCCACAGGTGGTTGAAGCTGTCGAGCTCAACTTCCCTACTGCTTTTCATGGATTTTGCTTGAGATACGTGAGTGAGAATTTTCGTGAAGAGTTCAAGAGTCCTAAACTTCTGAACCTTTTCTGGAGTGCTTTCTATGCTCTCACAACTACAGAATTTGATTCAAAGGTAAAAGATATGATGCAAGTTCAGGATGTCATGCAATGGTTCCAGCATTTTCCACCAAACCTCTGGGCAGTTTCTTACTTTGAGGGTATGAGATATGGCCATTTCAATCTTGGCATAACGGAAATATTATATAACTGGGCCCTGGAGTGTCATGAGCTTCCCATTGTGCAAACAATCGAGTACATCAGACACCAACTGACATGCTGGTTTAGTGAACGATACAAGTTGGCACTATCCCACGAGTCAGTTCTTGTTCCATCTGCTGAGAAACTCATTTCAGAATCCATTTCTGATTCAGGATGTTATCAAGTACTCCGTGCAAACAAGGTGGAGTTTGAGATTGTGTCATCTGAGCGAACAAACATTGTGGATACTGAAACCAGGTTCTGCTCGTGTCGTCGGTGGCAAATATATGGTATTCCATGTGCACATGCTGCTGCTGCACTACTTTCATGTGGTGAAGATCCTCGCCAGTACACACATGACTGCTTCAGCGTATTGAAGTATAGGGAGACCTACTCTCAGCGGATCTATCCAATTCCAGACCGGATTCACTGGAGCAATTCCTCCTCTGGGCCGGGCGTATGCTACAAGTCAGATGTGATACTTCGCCCACCCAAGATCCGGAGGCCTCCTGGTCGTCCCAAAATGAAGATTCTCAAGATGGAAAGCTTGAAACGGCCGAAGCGGATTGTTCAGTGTGGCCGGTGTCATCTTCTTGGGCATTCTCAAAAAAAGTGTTCATCACGGAGCTGA
- the LOC124703580 gene encoding uncharacterized protein LOC124703580 isoform X2, with product MMEDVEVVLEAQDRQIVVQAQDGQAVVQSEDDQVVFQGQDSQDAVQLQDNQVIVQSDGQVVVHAEDGQVLVEPEDDHVLVESEDDHVLVESEDDQIYLEAEQDLVQRERFLVIGQEFSNVETCRRAIKDMAIALHFQLRVVKSDRSRFIAKCSTEGCPWRVHVAKCHDVPTFTVRTLQAEHTCEGVQDLHHQQATVNWVARSVEARLRDNPQIKPKEILQDIRDQHGVAVSYMQAWRGKERSMAAVHGTLEDGYRLLPAYCEQIGKTNPGSVAVYKGSVTDNSFQRLFVSFRASIYGFLNACRPLLEIDKAELKGKYLGTLLCASAVDADHMMFPVAFAVVDSESDDNWMWFISELRKMLGVNTDKMPVLTILSERHPQVVEAVELNFPTAFHGFCLRYVSENFREEFKSPKLLNLFWSAFYALTTTEFDSKVKDMMQVQDVMQWFQHFPPNLWAVSYFEGMRYGHFNLGITEILYNWALECHELPIVQTIEYIRHQLTCWFSERYKLALSHESVLVPSAEKLISESISDSGCYQVLRANKVEFEIVSSERTNIVDTETRFCSCRRWQIYGIPCAHAAAALLSCGEDPRQYTHDCFSVLKYRETYSQRIYPIPDRIHWSNSSSGPGVCYKSDVILRPPKIRRPPGRPKMKILKMESLKRPKRIVQCGRCHLLGHSQKKCSSRS from the exons ATGATGGAAGACGTCGAGGTAGTACTTGAGGCGCAAGACAGACAGATTGTAGTTCAGGCGCAAGATGGCCAGGCTGTAGTTCAGTCGGAAGATGACCAGGTTGTATTTCAGGGGCAAGACAGCCAGGATGCAGTTCAGCTGCAAGACAACCAGGTTATAGTTCAGTCGGACGGCCAG GTTGTAGTTCATGCAGAAGATGGTCAGGTTTTAGTTGAGCCGGAAGACGACCATGTTTTAGTTGAGTCAGAAGACGACCATGTTTTAGTTGAGTCAGAAGACGACCAGATTTATCTTGAGGCAGAGCAGGACCTTGTACAGCGTGAGCGATTCCTTGTCATCGGCCAAGAGTTTAGCAATGTTGAAACCTGCCGCAgggcgatcaaggatatggccatTGCTTTGCATTTCCAGCTTCGTGTCGTGAAATCTGACCGTAGCCGATTCATCGCCAAATGCAGCACAGAAGGATGTCCGTGGCGGGTGCATGTGGCCAAGTGCCATGATGTTCCGACTTTCACCGTCAGGACGCTGCAAGCAGAGCACACATGTGAGGGTGTTCAGGATCTACATCATCAACAGGCCACTGTTAACTGGGTGGCTAGGTCTGTTGAGGCAAGGCTAAGAGATAATCCGCAGATTAAACCAAAGGAGATACTGCAGGATATTCGGGACCAGCATGGGGTTGCTGTGTCTTATATGCAGGCATGGCGTGGAAAGGAGAGAAGCATGGCTGCTGTTCATGGTACCCTTGAGGATGGATATCGCCTTCTTCCTGCATACTGTGAGCAGATTGGAAAGACAAATCCTGGTAGCGTTGCAGTATACAAAGGTTCTGTGACGGACAATTCCTTTCAGCGGCTCTTTGTCTCGTTCCGTGCATCGATTTATGGCTTCTTAAATGCGTGTAGACCCCTTTTGGAAATTGACAAGGCAGAACTGAAGGGGAAGTATCTTGGGACATTGCTATGTGCTTCAGCTGTTGATGCTGATCATATGATGTTCCCTGTAGCATTTGCTGTTGTCGATTCTGAGAGTGATGACAACTGGATGTGGTTTATCTCAGAACTTAGGAAGATGCTTGGAGTTAACACAGATAAGATGCCTGTTTTAACAATACTCTCTGAGAGACATCCACAGGTGGTTGAAGCTGTCGAGCTCAACTTCCCTACTGCTTTTCATGGATTTTGCTTGAGATACGTGAGTGAGAATTTTCGTGAAGAGTTCAAGAGTCCTAAACTTCTGAACCTTTTCTGGAGTGCTTTCTATGCTCTCACAACTACAGAATTTGATTCAAAGGTAAAAGATATGATGCAAGTTCAGGATGTCATGCAATGGTTCCAGCATTTTCCACCAAACCTCTGGGCAGTTTCTTACTTTGAGGGTATGAGATATGGCCATTTCAATCTTGGCATAACGGAAATATTATATAACTGGGCCCTGGAGTGTCATGAGCTTCCCATTGTGCAAACAATCGAGTACATCAGACACCAACTGACATGCTGGTTTAGTGAACGATACAAGTTGGCACTATCCCACGAGTCAGTTCTTGTTCCATCTGCTGAGAAACTCATTTCAGAATCCATTTCTGATTCAGGATGTTATCAAGTACTCCGTGCAAACAAGGTGGAGTTTGAGATTGTGTCATCTGAGCGAACAAACATTGTGGATACTGAAACCAGGTTCTGCTCGTGTCGTCGGTGGCAAATATATGGTATTCCATGTGCACATGCTGCTGCTGCACTACTTTCATGTGGTGAAGATCCTCGCCAGTACACACATGACTGCTTCAGCGTATTGAAGTATAGGGAGACCTACTCTCAGCGGATCTATCCAATTCCAGACCGGATTCACTGGAGCAATTCCTCCTCTGGGCCGGGCGTATGCTACAAGTCAGATGTGATACTTCGCCCACCCAAGATCCGGAGGCCTCCTGGTCGTCCCAAAATGAAGATTCTCAAGATGGAAAGCTTGAAACGGCCGAAGCGGATTGTTCAGTGTGGCCGGTGTCATCTTCTTGGGCATTCTCAAAAAAAGTGTTCATCACGGAGCTGA